From the Daphnia magna isolate NIES linkage group LG3, ASM2063170v1.1, whole genome shotgun sequence genome, one window contains:
- the LOC116918802 gene encoding protein-S-isoprenylcysteine O-methyltransferase yields the protein MHLHGKIGCFSFVVAFLLNLIILVATFHLHSPELSHREEKSTIGFHYATVISFVFLIISCLLSRICCQGQIYEIVWRSVLLGSCQAFGITVTSYCSTNYLSLGWYISVMSFFHFSEFVVTSVIRPQNLTSESFLLNHSKAYGIAALVSWVEYWTELWLFPGLKKSYWISGIGLFLCIGGEIVRKTAMLTAFHNFDHLIRTQREEHHQLVTGGIYSLCRHPSYVGWFYWSIGTQIMLCNPLCSVAYLIASWKFFNERVFEEEVTLLNFFGKEYVAYQSKVPTGLPFIHGYNIN from the exons ATGCATTTGCATGGGAAAATAGGGTGCTTTAGTTTTGTGGTTGCTTTCCTTCTTAATCTCATCATTCTTGTTGCCACGTTTCATCTACATTCACCTGAACTTTCTCATCGTGAAGAAAAATCTACCATTGGATTTCATTATGCCACAGTCATTTCATTTGTCTTTTTAATAATCAGTTGTCTGTTATCACGAATTTGTTGTCAAGGACAAATTTATGAa ATTGTTTGGAGATCCGTATTACTTGGATCATGCCAAGCATTTGGAATTACAGTTACATCTTATTGTAGTACAAACTACCTTTCACTAGGATG GTACATTTCAGTTATGTCTTTTTTCCACTTTTCTGAATTTGTTGTGACTTCAGTAATAAGACCCCAAAACCTGACATCTGAAAGCTTTTTGCTTAACCACAGTAAAGCATATGGTATAGCAGCCTTAGTTTCTTGGGTTGAATATTGGACTGAACTATGGCTTTTCCCAG GTTTAAAGAAGAGTTACTGGATAAGCGGGATTGGTCTGTTTCTTTGTATTGGAGGAGAAATTGTAAGGAAAACTGCAATGTTGACCGCTTTCCATAATTTCGATCACCTAATCAGGACCCAGCGTGAAGAACATCACCAACTTGTCACTGGAGGCATTTACAGTCTGTGCCGTCATCCGAGTTATGTAGGATGGTTTTATTGGTCCATCGGTACACAAATTATGTTGTGTAATCCATTGTGTTCTGTTGCATATTTGATCGCATCATGGAAGTTTTTTAACGAACGtgtttttgaagaagaagtgactcttctcaatttttttggtAAGGAATATGTTGCGTATCAATCTAAAGTGCCTACTGGATTGCCATTTATTCACGGGTATAATATAAATTAA
- the LOC123470743 gene encoding uncharacterized protein LOC123470743: MKRTSKDCSTENENSLTIDREDIEAANNLDSPIPSQLEQYLNQIQSDFNIDADGSVPLGEEVKKHERRMGQIAVDWDVHWDEVVNGLIASYATIPSLCWICKKSLAACYTRCLCCVKTY; encoded by the exons atgaaaagaaccTCTAAAGACTGTTCCactgaaaacgaaaattccctgacaattgatagagaagatATTGAAGCAGCCAACAACTTAG ATTCACCTATTCCGAGTCAGCTAGAACAAtatctgaatcaaattcaaagtGACTTCAATATTGATGCTGACGGGAGTGTACCTCTAGGAGAAGAAGTGAAGAAACATGAGAGACGTATGGGCCAAATTGCTGTTGATTGGGATGTGCACTGGGATGAAGTTGTCAATGGCCTTATTGCAAGCTACGCAACTATTCCATCACTGTGCTGGATTTGTAAAAAGTCCCTTGCAGCTTGTTACACTCGCTGTCTCTGTTGTGTCAAGACATATTGA
- the LOC116928718 gene encoding uncharacterized protein C01G6.5-like isoform X2, with amino-acid sequence MYLPSVKTIYNSTWSVLTWKPYYNIISSSAASFKENSREKQHTLPRMVPISPLQISSNPQSTSQNWPKNNAKVTAIPGVPNKYKVALTKKQHTLLNQLSPQKRLEERDKLLSEAVSVFKSKLLENESQDLEGPNGQIPDGSSENASAAKENSNDATVPEGDQVQPTKIPLDRASRPKKPPAKLDSSTAEVKSGSKYVAKDQCGNCIYKKLPKLEKWVQCGHCKQWYHFYCVKLKDSQVPKVFKCCNC; translated from the exons ATGTACCTACCATCGGTCAAAACAATATACAATTCAACATGGTCGGTCCTCACATGGAAACCCTATTACAACATCATTTCTAGCTCTGCTGCAAGCTTTAAAGAGAACAGCCGTGAAAAACAGCATACACTACCAAGGATGGTGCCAATCTCTCCTCTTCAAATCAGCTCTAATCCGCAGTCTACATCACAAAATTGGCCCAAAAACAATGCAAAGGTCACTGCTATTCCGGGCGTGCCAAACAAGTACAAAGTCGCACTCACGAAAAAACAGCACACTCTTTTGAACCAACTGTCTCCACAAAAAAG acTTGAAGAGAGAGATAAATTGCTTTCTGAAGCAGTGAGtgtttttaaatcaaaactCTTGGAAAATGAATCTCAAGATTTAGAGGGGCCTAACGGGCAAATACCTGATGGTTCCAGCGAAAATGCGAGCGCTGCAAAGGAAAATTCTAATGATGCAACAGTACCAGAAGGTGACCAGGTTCAGCCCACCAAGATTCCATTGGATCGCGCTTCTCGCCCTAAGAAGCCACCTGCTAAGCTTGATTCGTCAACAGCCGAAGTTAAATCGGGCAGCAAATACGTTGCAAAGGATCAATGTGGAAATTGCATCTATAAAAAG CTTCCCAAATTAGAGAAATGGGTTCAGTGTGGCCACTGCAAGCAATGGTATCATTTTTACTGTGTCAAGCTAAAGGATAGCCAAGTTCCAAAGGTGTTCAAATGTTGTAACTGTTGA
- the LOC116928718 gene encoding uncharacterized protein C01G6.5-like isoform X1 yields MPTRYPDPTIFGKHLESNRWSFLMYLPSVKTIYNSTWSVLTWKPYYNIISSSAASFKENSREKQHTLPRMVPISPLQISSNPQSTSQNWPKNNAKVTAIPGVPNKYKVALTKKQHTLLNQLSPQKRLEERDKLLSEAVSVFKSKLLENESQDLEGPNGQIPDGSSENASAAKENSNDATVPEGDQVQPTKIPLDRASRPKKPPAKLDSSTAEVKSGSKYVAKDQCGNCIYKKLPKLEKWVQCGHCKQWYHFYCVKLKDSQVPKVFKCCNC; encoded by the exons ATGCCTACCCGTTACCCAGA CCCAACTATCTTTGGAAAGCATTTGGAATCCAATCGATGGTCATTCTTAATGTACCTACCATCGGTCAAAACAATATACAATTCAACATGGTCGGTCCTCACATGGAAACCCTATTACAACATCATTTCTAGCTCTGCTGCAAGCTTTAAAGAGAACAGCCGTGAAAAACAGCATACACTACCAAGGATGGTGCCAATCTCTCCTCTTCAAATCAGCTCTAATCCGCAGTCTACATCACAAAATTGGCCCAAAAACAATGCAAAGGTCACTGCTATTCCGGGCGTGCCAAACAAGTACAAAGTCGCACTCACGAAAAAACAGCACACTCTTTTGAACCAACTGTCTCCACAAAAAAG acTTGAAGAGAGAGATAAATTGCTTTCTGAAGCAGTGAGtgtttttaaatcaaaactCTTGGAAAATGAATCTCAAGATTTAGAGGGGCCTAACGGGCAAATACCTGATGGTTCCAGCGAAAATGCGAGCGCTGCAAAGGAAAATTCTAATGATGCAACAGTACCAGAAGGTGACCAGGTTCAGCCCACCAAGATTCCATTGGATCGCGCTTCTCGCCCTAAGAAGCCACCTGCTAAGCTTGATTCGTCAACAGCCGAAGTTAAATCGGGCAGCAAATACGTTGCAAAGGATCAATGTGGAAATTGCATCTATAAAAAG CTTCCCAAATTAGAGAAATGGGTTCAGTGTGGCCACTGCAAGCAATGGTATCATTTTTACTGTGTCAAGCTAAAGGATAGCCAAGTTCCAAAGGTGTTCAAATGTTGTAACTGTTGA
- the LOC116918801 gene encoding pre-mRNA-splicing factor CWC22 homolog translates to MESVVKAVGLPVNFSEEVEDDPGKKNEEKSPSHKFDNTRKRRYSSDEEYRSRERRDRYEIGSRYWGDEGTKSHRSNILREPDHHSKKRVDHQKNLDANSMNEEGVKEQKKGKEVDPIMTRTGGAYIPPARLRMMQAQITDKSSLAFQRLSWEALKKSIHGLINKVNVSNIPLIITSLFKENIVRGRGLLTRSIIQAQAASPTFTHVYAALAAVINSKFPNIGELLLTRLILQFRRGFRRNDKHICMSSTRFIAHLVNQQVAHELLALEILTLLLENATDDSVEVAVGFLKECGQKLGEVSPRGLTAVFDRLRHVLHEAELDKRVKYMIEVMFQVRKDGFKDNPAIVTDLDLVEEEDQFTHLMSIEEEKLDPQDMLNVFKHDPEYEANEEKYQAVKIEIIGEDSGEIDGFDEDNEESSEESATEEEAKEGDIVDETETNLIALRRTIYLTIQSSLDHNECAHKMMKMQMKPGQETELCHMILDCCTQQRTYEKFFGLLAQRFCQINKAYIPPFEQIFHDTYDTIHRLDTNKLRNVAKMFAHLLFTDAISWQVMANIRLTEEDTTSSSRIFLKILFQELSEYMGLSKLNLRLKDPTLQTYFEGIFPRDDPRNTRFAINFFTSIGLGGLTDELREHLRTHPKPPPVTVPAPVSTLSAAAAQLLLESSDSSSSSSSSSSSSSSSTTSSSSSSSSSSSNGDGKNKGSRKKHRAKDQPHDRHQPDRIRSNRHRHFKEKDSKSSLRR, encoded by the exons ATGGAGAGCGTTGTCAAAGCTGTTGGCTTACCTGTAAATTTCTCAGAAGAAGTTGAGGATGACCCGgggaagaaaaacgaagaaaaaagtcCATCCCACAAGTTCGATAACACTCGGAAACGACGGTACAGCTCAGACGAGGAATATAGAAGCCGAGAAAG GAGAGACCGTTATGAGATTGGATCACGATATTGGGGAGATGAAGGGACCAAATCTCACCGCAGCAACATTTTGAGAGAACCAGATCATCATTCAAAAAAAAGGGTAGATCACCAAAAAAATCTTGATGCAAATTCCATGAATGAAGAAGGTGtgaaagagcaaaaaaaagggaaagaggTGGATCCAATTATGACACGAACTGGAGGAGCCTACATTCCTCCTGCCAGATTAAGAATGATGCAAGCACAGATAACTGACAAATCCAGCTTAGCTTTCCAGCGTTTATCTTGGGAAGCTCTAAAAAAGTCCATTCATGGGTTGATCAACAAAGTTAATGTGTCAAATATCCCTTTGATTATTACATCtttgtttaaagaaaacataGTAAGGGGCCGTGGCCTGCTAACTAGGTCTATTATTCAAGCTCAAGCAGCATCACCAACTTTTACACATGTGTATGCTGCCCTTGCTGCAGTGATCAACTCGAAG TTTCCAAACATAGGTGAACTGCTACTAACTAGACTCATTCTTCAATTTCGACGTGGCTTTCGTCGTAACGATAAACACATATGTATGAGTTCCACAAGATTTATAGCTCATCTAGTGAACCAACAAGTG GCACATGAACTCTTGGCTCTAGAAATTTTGACTCTCTTGTTGGAAAATGCAACAGATGATTCAGTTGAAGTAGCAGttggatttttaaaagaatgtgGTCAAAAGCTGGGTGAAGTTTCTCCTCGAGGACTAACAGCCGTATTTGACCGCCTTCGGCATGTTTTACACGAAGCGGAATTAGACAAACGCGTGAAGTACATGATCGAAGTCATGTTTCAAGTACGAAAAGACGGTTTCAAGGACAATCCCGCCATTGTGACGGATTTGGACCTtgtggaagaagaagatcagtTCACTCATCTGATGtcaattgaagaagaaaagcttGATCCACAGGATATGTTAA atgTTTTCAAGCATGATCCAGAGTATGAAGCCAATGAAGAAAAGTATCAAGCTGTAAAAATCGAAATCATAGGTGAAGATTCTGGCGAGATCGATGGTTTTGACGAAGATAACGAAGAATCGAGTGAAGAAAGTGCGACTGAGGAAGAAGCCAAAG AGGGTGACATAGTTGATGAAACGGAAACCAATTTGATAGCTCTTCGTCGAACGATTTATCTGACTATCCAGAGCAGTTTAGACCACAATGAGTGTGCTCATAAAATGATGAAAATGCAGATGAAGCCAGGACAGGAAACTGAATTATGCCACATGATTTTGGATTGCTGCACGCAACAGAGGACGTACGAGAAATTCTTTGGACTTTTAGCACAA AGATTTTGTCAGATTAATAAGGCCTATATCCCACCTTTCGAACAAATTTTCCATGATACGTACGACACGATTCATCGGTTAGACACCAACAAGCTTCGCAATGTTGCAAAAATGTTTGCTCATTTACTTTTCACGGATGCCATTAGTTGGCAAGTCATGGCCAATATTCGGCTAACCGAGGAAGATACGACAAGTTCTTCTAGAatatttctaaaaattttatttcaagaaTTGTCCGAGTACATGGGTTTGAGCAAACTAAACCTGCGTCTCAAAGATCC AACTCTACAAACATATTTCGAAGGCATTTTTCCCCGTGATGATCCTCGGAACACTCGATTCGCCATAAATTTCTTCACTTCAATCGGCTTGGGAGGCTTGAC AGACGAATTGCGTGAACATCTTCGAACGCACCCTAAACCACCGCCAGTCACAGTTCCTGCACCGGTATCTACGCTGTCAGCTGCGGCCGCACAGTTATTGTTGGAGTCTTCTGATTCAAGTtcatcttcttcctcctcgtcatcatcatcgtcatcatcaacaacttcgtcgtcgtcgtcgtcgtcgtcgtcgtcgagTAATGGAGATGGCAAAAACAAAGGTTCGAGGAAGAAACACCGTGCCAAAGATCAGCCGCACGACCGCCATCAACCTGATCGAATAAGGAGCAACCGACACAGGcactttaaagaaaaagattctAAAAGTAGTTTGCGCCGATAA